From one Micromonospora siamensis genomic stretch:
- a CDS encoding carbohydrate ABC transporter permease: MTTLRRSARYGLLVLLALIFLTPLVWMVITSVKTYGEAQKIPPTFVPKPFSTYGYEQILGNTANPVLRWFLNSMLAATLHALLVLATASMAAYALARLRFRGRGVGFALIVGTLFIPPTSLIIPNFVIADRLNWLDTLTVVVVPGAASAFGVFFLRQFFLSIPAELEEAAVLDGANHWQIFSKVLLPLSKPALATLAVLSFLTNWNDFLWPIYVLFSPERLTLPPGLGLLQGAYVTDYPVIMAGAVLASVPVLILFVAAQRHIIQGVSRSGLKG, translated from the coding sequence ATGACGACTCTCCGCCGTTCCGCGCGCTACGGGCTGCTGGTGCTGCTGGCCCTGATCTTCCTGACCCCGCTGGTCTGGATGGTCATCACCTCGGTGAAGACCTACGGCGAGGCACAGAAGATCCCGCCGACCTTCGTGCCGAAGCCGTTCTCCACCTACGGCTACGAGCAGATCCTCGGCAACACCGCGAACCCGGTGCTGCGCTGGTTCCTCAACAGCATGCTGGCCGCCACGCTGCACGCGCTGCTGGTGCTGGCGACCGCCTCGATGGCCGCGTACGCGCTGGCCCGGCTGCGGTTCCGCGGCCGGGGCGTGGGCTTCGCGCTGATCGTGGGCACGCTGTTCATCCCGCCGACCTCGCTGATCATCCCGAACTTCGTGATCGCCGACCGGCTGAACTGGCTGGACACCCTGACCGTGGTGGTCGTGCCCGGCGCGGCCAGCGCGTTCGGGGTGTTCTTCCTGCGCCAGTTCTTCCTCTCCATCCCCGCCGAGCTGGAGGAGGCGGCGGTGCTGGACGGGGCGAACCACTGGCAGATCTTCTCGAAGGTGCTGCTGCCGCTCTCCAAGCCGGCCCTGGCCACCCTCGCGGTGCTGTCGTTCCTGACCAACTGGAACGACTTCCTCTGGCCGATCTACGTGCTGTTCAGCCCCGAGCGGCTGACCCTGCCGCCGGGCCTGGGCCTGCTCCAGGGCGCCTACGTCACCGACTATCCGGTGATCATGGCGGGCGCGGTGCTGGCCAGCGTGCCGGTGCTGATCCTCTTCGTGGCGGCCCAGCGGCACATCATCCAGGGCGTGTCCCGCAGCGGCCTGAAGGGATGA
- a CDS encoding glycoside hydrolase family 43 protein, with the protein MTADRLRRRGAAAVLAVALLVAGCGEDAAPTPSSTRSDPNMFTNPVVRADAPDPFVTRAGDAWWMFHTNAGGRNVPVRRSADLVDWSEPEEALPELPGWADPGKTWAPEAIQLAPDRFVLYYTVAGRDSGRQCVGRAVASEPQGPYRDDSTEPFICQAELGGAIDASPFRDTDGTLWLLWKNDGNAIGVDTWLWSQRLSPDGLTLVGEPTKLLKQTEPWEGTLIEGPFFHRRDGKLFLFFAANAYDKETYAEGYAVCDGPEGPCRKAPENPILRTNEVASGPGHASMAESDGRTWLVYHAWPPGQEGATDPGRQVWLDEVVWTDGKPVVKGPTGGPQPRP; encoded by the coding sequence ATGACGGCCGACAGACTCCGGCGACGTGGTGCGGCGGCGGTCCTCGCCGTCGCACTGCTCGTCGCCGGCTGCGGCGAGGACGCCGCCCCCACCCCATCGAGTACGCGGAGCGACCCGAACATGTTCACCAACCCCGTGGTCCGCGCCGACGCCCCCGACCCGTTCGTCACCCGGGCCGGGGACGCCTGGTGGATGTTCCACACCAACGCCGGCGGCCGGAACGTGCCGGTGCGGCGCTCCGCCGACCTGGTCGACTGGTCCGAGCCCGAGGAGGCGCTGCCCGAGCTGCCCGGGTGGGCGGACCCGGGCAAGACCTGGGCGCCGGAGGCGATCCAGCTCGCGCCGGACCGGTTCGTGCTCTACTACACCGTCGCCGGCCGCGACTCCGGCCGGCAGTGCGTGGGCCGGGCGGTGGCGAGCGAGCCGCAGGGCCCGTACCGGGACGATTCGACCGAGCCGTTCATCTGCCAGGCGGAGCTGGGCGGCGCGATCGACGCCAGCCCCTTCCGGGACACCGACGGCACGCTCTGGCTGCTGTGGAAGAACGACGGCAACGCCATCGGGGTGGACACCTGGCTCTGGTCGCAGCGGCTCTCCCCGGACGGGCTGACCCTGGTCGGCGAGCCGACGAAGCTGCTGAAGCAGACCGAGCCGTGGGAGGGCACCCTGATCGAGGGGCCGTTCTTCCACCGGCGGGACGGGAAGTTGTTCCTCTTCTTCGCCGCCAACGCCTACGACAAGGAGACGTACGCCGAGGGCTACGCGGTCTGCGACGGCCCGGAGGGGCCGTGCCGCAAGGCGCCGGAGAACCCGATCCTGCGTACCAACGAGGTGGCCTCCGGACCCGGCCACGCCTCGATGGCGGAGTCCGACGGGCGGACCTGGCTGGTCTACCACGCCTGGCCGCCCGGCCAGGAGGGCGCCACGGACCCGGGCCG